Part of the Longimicrobium sp. genome, CAGCCACGGCTACGACGACATCACCAACATCGTCTTCATGGGGATGGGCGAGCCGCTGATGAACCCCAAAGCGGTCTTCCCTACCCTGCGCATCCTGAACCACGGCTACAAGTTGGGGGCGCGGCGCATCACGGTGTCCACGGTGGGCGTGGTCCCCGGCATCCTGCGCATGGCGGAGATGCCGGAGCAGTTCCGCCTGGCCGTCTCGCTCCACGCGCCCAACCACGAGCTGCGCCAGAAGCTGATCCCGCTCGAGAAGAAGTACGACCTCGGCGAGCTCCTCGATGCCCTGCGCAAGTTCGACGCGGCGGGCGGCAAGCGGATCACCTTCGAGTACGTGATGATCGACGGCGTCACCGACCTGCCGGAGCTGGCGGACGAGCTGGCGGTGGTGATCCGCGAGTTCAACGCCTTCGTGAACCTCATCCCCTTCAACCCGATCCCGGGTACGGACTGGCGCCCGTCGAAGCGGCAGCGTCTGAACTACTTCGTGGAGCGCCTGGAGTCGCGCGGCATCTCCGCCTTCGTGCGCGAGAGCCGCGGCAGCGACATCGCCGCCGCCTGCGGCCAGCTCCGCGCGGAGGTCAAGGAGGGGAGGAAGCCGGTGCAGATGGGGTCGATCTGAAGGGTGGGGCCGGCGGTTGAAACCGCTGCAACAACCGCGGGAAGCCTGCCTTCGCAGGGCTCGTGGGGGCGGGGTTGGTGTGGGGCGGCGGCGGCCCGTGCCGAATCCGGCGGGGGGGCGAATCGCGAATCCCGGAAACCGGGGGCTGAAGCCCTCGGCTGGAACCACGGGAAGACCGCTGAAGCGGTCTCGCCAGCCGCAAGCCAGTCCGCGAAGGCGGACTACGTGTGGTTCCAGCGGCGAATTCATTCGCTCGTTGAGCGGGCTTCCCGCCGCGCCGGGTCCTGCCACGCGAACGGATCTCGCCCCCGAGTCCGCGAAGGCGGACTTTGTGCTGTTGTTGCCGCGAGTTTACTCGCCACCGGAGGAGCTGCTGATTTCAGCAGCTCCTCTGCCTTTGTCCTGAGGCTGAGTCAGTCGATTCGCTCGGTCAGATCCACGCGCATTTTCCCCACGAGCCGTTCCGCGCGTGCAAGCAAATCAGATGAAAGCGGCTGAATGCTCTCTGGATCCTCGGCCATGCCGCGCTCGATAATCGCGAGGAATGCTTCCAGCACAGTGCCGTCCTGTGAGCTTCCATCGTGTACGCCGTTGTTGCCCGTCTTCATCATCACCTCCGAACCGCGGTCAGCTCCCGGATCCGGCGGCGGACGGCGTCGGCTTTGCCGGTGCGCTCGAGGGCGGCCCAGAGGCGCTGGAGCGTTTCGGCGTCGACGAGGCCGGGCGGGGAGCCCTGGGCGGGGCCGGTGAGGCCTTCGGCGCGGCGGAATGCGTCGACGGCGGCGACGGCTTCCGGCGTGTAGACGTTGGCGGTGCTGTCGCGCGCGAGCTCGGTCTCGGCGCGGCGATAGTGGCCGAGTGCGTGGAGGATCAGCTTGAGCTGCCACACGTCCGATCCGGCGAACTGCTGGAGGGTGCGGAAGCCCAGCGTTTCCGAGATCGTGTTGTAGATGCGGCGCAGCTCCGCGACAGGCTCCGCGTGCTCGCAGACGTTGATGTCGGCCGTGACCTGGTCGGGCCGGCGGGAGCGGCCGGGGCGCGGATCGGCCACGATGACGGCGGCGGACTGGGCGCGCCCCTTTCGTGCGTCGCCGCCGGCCGCGTGGCCCGCGGCGAGCGCTTCGATCAGGCGGTCGGCAAGGTGGCGGCCGCTGGGCTCGGTTTCTTCGAAGCTGCGGGCGACGGCGGCGAGCACTTCGGGGCCGACCAGGAGGTTGCCCTGAGTGACGTAGTTGCGCCCGGCGCGGTTACCGGCCCACGGACTGTTGCCCGTCCCCGTGTGCTGCGCCGATGCGCCGTTCACCGCGATCACCCCCACCTGCCGCTGCGCCGCGAGGGTATCCGCCGCCAGCGTCTGGCGCAGGGCCTCGGCGGGGGCGACGCCGCGCGCAAG contains:
- the rlmN gene encoding 23S rRNA (adenine(2503)-C(2))-methyltransferase RlmN, encoding MTPEAPPTDLIGLLPEEAEAVLRAHFERRGQPAFRVKQVLRWIYEREAFGFDDMTDLPLAERAALGEAFAFTAPAPAKISRSVDGTAKHLWRLADGELIESVLIPTATRLTLCISSQAGCAMACTFCATGWAGYRRQLTAGEIVSQFRGARHWARSHGYDDITNIVFMGMGEPLMNPKAVFPTLRILNHGYKLGARRITVSTVGVVPGILRMAEMPEQFRLAVSLHAPNHELRQKLIPLEKKYDLGELLDALRKFDAAGGKRITFEYVMIDGVTDLPELADELAVVIREFNAFVNLIPFNPIPGTDWRPSKRQRLNYFVERLESRGISAFVRESRGSDIAAACGQLRAEVKEGRKPVQMGSI
- a CDS encoding type II toxin-antitoxin system PrlF family antitoxin; the encoded protein is MMKTGNNGVHDGSSQDGTVLEAFLAIIERGMAEDPESIQPLSSDLLARAERLVGKMRVDLTERID
- a CDS encoding DUF1028 domain-containing protein — its product is MRPIRICVPLLLATAPLAAQEPAAWGDPLRFSTFSIAAVDPATGETGVAVTTRVACVGNAVPHVRAGVGAVATQAFTRVEYGPELLSLLARGVAPAEALRQTLAADTLAAQRQVGVIAVNGASAQHTGTGNSPWAGNRAGRNYVTQGNLLVGPEVLAAVARSFEETEPSGRHLADRLIEALAAGHAAGGDARKGRAQSAAVIVADPRPGRSRRPDQVTADINVCEHAEPVAELRRIYNTISETLGFRTLQQFAGSDVWQLKLILHALGHYRRAETELARDSTANVYTPEAVAAVDAFRRAEGLTGPAQGSPPGLVDAETLQRLWAALERTGKADAVRRRIRELTAVRR